The following nucleotide sequence is from Desulfovibrio aminophilus DSM 12254.
GCTCTTCGGTGGGAATCTCAAGGGAGAAGCGCCCGTTGTTCACCACGCAGACCTCGCCCATCTCCTCCAGGAGATAGGCCCGGCGGTCGCGGGTGTGCCCGATGGCCGAGATCACGCCGTAGGCCGATCCGCCCTCCTGGCGCTCGTAGACCTTCTCGACCGTGAGCATCCCGTTGCTGTTGTTGAAGTGCATGTCCTCGGCCACGAGCCGGCCGGTGAACGTCAGATCGTCACCCATGTCGTTGGGCAACGTCACCGAGCCGATCCACCCGCCGGTCATATCCGGGCTCATGTTCCTGGGCATTCCGTTCTCCCGCGCGGCACGGCCGCTACAAAGGCAGCTTGTACTGTTTCTGGACCGGCTCCGCCTTGGCGGGCCGCTCAACCGGGGTGCCCTTCTCGATGAACTCCAGGAGGGCCGCCTCCGAAACCCGCCACTGGCTCCCGATCTTCACGGCCCGTATCGAGCCCTCGGTCACAAGCCGGTAGGCGGTGCGCGCGTGGACCCTGAGCGCCTCGGCCACCTCTTTCACCGTCAACAATCTCGGTGTCACTGGTGTGTCAGACATGTACCCAGAGTCTCACGTTGCTAGACGCATTACAAGAATTGTCATCGGTAGTCAACGATTGTCAAAGAAATACATCCAGGCTCAACGTGGCCGGAACAGGCAAGGGGCTGTACTCCATGCAAAAAAAAGTTCCCATTTCTTCACAGAATTTCATTTTCGGGTAAAGAAAAATTGATTCAATGATGGAGGGAAGTTGAAGGCAACCTTCTGAAAATTAAAGCTAAAAAAATCCCGTCTGCTGCGTGTACCAGTCCCCCTTGTAGCCTTTGCAGACATACAAGGTGAAACGCCGGGCGGGCTTGCCCCGGAACTCGGACTGAAAGTGGATCGGGTCCGAAACCGACTCGAAGAGGGGAACGATTTTTCTCGGTATGCTGTCGGAGGTTCCCTTGATCACCAGGATGGCGTCGCCGCCCTTGTAGGCTTGCGGCCCGGGCCAGAGGTCGTACTGGTTCATGCGCCGACCGTCGATCCAGGCGCAGTACGTGCGCGGCTGGCCCGGCACATAGAACGCCAGGGCCGCGGTCACGTCGTAGACGTCGCTGAAGATGAAGGTCTTGTCCGGGTCGGGCAGGCCGCGCCGCAGCTCGTCCACCTTCTGGCCCACGCTCTCCCAGCCCTTGAGCCGGTTCGTCATGTTCACGCTGTCCGGGATGGGCAGCACCGGCGCGAGGTGCAGGGCCAAGAAAATCAGAAAGGAGCAGACGAGCAGGGCGTTTCGGGCCACGCGCCGCGCCGGGTCGCGGACCAGGTCCGCGAAGCGCCAGGCCGCCAGCAGGGCCCCGGCCACGTAACTCACCGTGGTCCAGTTGGGCAGCACCTTGGCGTGAAAACTCCAGAGCAGGAAGAAGCCCCAGACCGGCAGGAAGAAGACCAGCAGCAGGCTGCTCCGCCGCGTGGCCGCGGCATCGTCCCCG
It contains:
- a CDS encoding helix-turn-helix domain-containing protein — its product is MKEVAEALRVHARTAYRLVTEGSIRAVKIGSQWRVSEAALLEFIEKGTPVERPAKAEPVQKQYKLPL